One Streptomyces sp. P9-A2 DNA window includes the following coding sequences:
- a CDS encoding aldo/keto reductase: MDERTFDRSGQHASVIGLGTWQLGADWGDVDDKQALTVLEAAAESGVTFFDTADVYGDGRSEQTIASFLSGRPDLHVLVATKMGRRVEQIPENYVLDNFRAWNDRSRRNLGVDRVDLVQLHCPPTSVYSTDEVFDALDTLVAEERIAAYGVSVETCAEALAAIARPNVASVQIILNPFRMKPLREVLPAARAAGVGIIARVPLASGLLSGRYTKDTVFPENDHRTFNRHGESFDQGETFSGVDYTTGVEAAAEFAAFAPEGYTPAQLALRWIVRQPGVTTVIPGARSPEQARANAHAARLPELSEQTLTAIDELYERRIKNQVEDRW, encoded by the coding sequence ATGGACGAGCGCACATTCGACAGGTCGGGTCAGCACGCCTCCGTGATCGGTCTCGGCACCTGGCAACTCGGAGCGGACTGGGGGGACGTCGACGACAAGCAGGCCCTCACGGTCCTGGAGGCCGCCGCCGAGTCCGGGGTCACCTTCTTCGACACCGCCGATGTGTACGGGGACGGGCGCAGCGAGCAGACCATCGCGTCGTTCCTGAGCGGACGGCCCGATCTGCACGTACTGGTCGCCACCAAGATGGGCCGCCGGGTCGAACAGATCCCGGAGAACTACGTGCTGGACAACTTCCGCGCGTGGAACGACCGCTCGCGCCGCAATCTCGGTGTCGACCGCGTCGACCTGGTGCAGTTGCACTGCCCGCCGACCTCCGTGTACTCCACCGACGAGGTCTTCGACGCCCTCGACACCCTGGTCGCGGAGGAGCGGATCGCCGCGTACGGGGTCAGTGTGGAGACCTGCGCGGAGGCGCTGGCCGCGATCGCCCGGCCGAACGTGGCGAGCGTGCAGATCATCCTCAATCCGTTCCGCATGAAGCCGCTGCGCGAGGTGCTCCCGGCGGCCCGCGCGGCGGGCGTCGGCATCATCGCCCGTGTCCCGCTCGCCTCGGGCCTGCTGTCCGGCAGGTACACCAAGGACACCGTCTTCCCCGAGAACGACCACCGCACCTTCAACCGGCACGGCGAGTCCTTCGACCAGGGCGAGACCTTCTCCGGGGTCGACTACACGACCGGCGTCGAGGCCGCCGCGGAGTTCGCCGCGTTCGCCCCCGAGGGATACACCCCGGCCCAGCTGGCCCTGCGCTGGATCGTCCGACAGCCCGGTGTCACCACCGTCATCCCCGGCGCCCGGTCGCCCGAGCAGGCCCGCGCCAACGCGCACGCCGCCCGGCTCCCGGAGCTGTCCGAGCAGACACTCACCGCGATCGACGAGTTGTACGAGCGGCGGATCAAGAACCAGGTGGAGGACCGCTGGTGA
- a CDS encoding ribonuclease H family protein: MIGRMRERVVAACDGASKGNPGPAAWAWVIADASETPVRWQAGALGRATNNVAELTALERLLAATDPDVPLEVRMDSQYAMKAVTTWLPGWKRNGWRTAAGKPVANQELVVGIDGLLQGRSVEFRYVPAHQVDGDRLNDFADRAASQAAVVQQDAGSDAGSPEPPPSPDTPPAGTAKRRSTGAKTASRPRGGSSNRTIKAKFPGRCLCGRSYAAGEPISKNDSGWGHPECRTAESA; this comes from the coding sequence ATGATCGGGCGCATGCGTGAACGTGTTGTGGCCGCGTGCGACGGGGCTTCCAAGGGCAACCCCGGACCCGCCGCCTGGGCCTGGGTGATCGCCGACGCCTCCGAGACCCCGGTCCGCTGGCAGGCGGGCGCGCTCGGCAGAGCCACCAACAACGTCGCCGAACTCACCGCTCTGGAGCGGCTGTTGGCGGCGACCGACCCCGACGTGCCGCTCGAGGTCCGGATGGACTCGCAGTACGCGATGAAGGCGGTCACCACCTGGCTGCCCGGCTGGAAGCGCAACGGCTGGCGGACGGCGGCCGGCAAACCGGTCGCCAACCAGGAACTCGTCGTCGGCATCGACGGACTTCTGCAGGGCCGCTCGGTCGAGTTCCGCTACGTCCCCGCCCACCAGGTCGACGGAGACCGTCTCAACGACTTCGCCGACCGCGCCGCCAGTCAGGCGGCCGTCGTCCAGCAGGACGCGGGCAGCGACGCGGGCTCGCCCGAGCCGCCGCCCTCCCCGGACACTCCGCCCGCCGGTACCGCCAAGCGCAGGTCCACCGGGGCGAAGACGGCGTCCCGTCCGCGCGGCGGCTCCTCGAACCGCACGATCAAGGCGAAGTTCCCGGGCCGCTGCCTCTGCGGCCGGTCCTACGCGGCGGGCGAGCCCATCTCCAAGAACGACAGCGGCTGGGGCCACCCCGAGTGCCGCACGGCCGAGAGCGCCTGA
- a CDS encoding VOC family protein, translating to MAVQPEGTPCWADAMFNDVDGAKSFYGDVLGWTFGGSSPELGNYTQAYADGKAVAAVVPPMPGQEGPSQWCLYLAVRDAAATAVRVRDNGGEVLMEPMRVGDFGTMCLAREPGGTVFGLWQAGTHEGFGATGVPGAYCWAEICTRKPEKTDVFFPAVFSYRSRQLEDEAIDFRLYELGRETVLGRMGMTEDFPPEVPSYMNVYFAVEHCDEAATRATERGGTLHFGPITTPFGRFAALSDPQGANFSVIDVTTMKGEMPGATDVPNE from the coding sequence ATGGCCGTACAACCCGAGGGGACCCCCTGCTGGGCCGACGCGATGTTCAATGACGTCGACGGTGCCAAGAGTTTCTACGGAGACGTCCTCGGCTGGACCTTCGGCGGGTCGTCGCCGGAGCTCGGCAACTACACGCAGGCCTACGCCGACGGCAAGGCGGTGGCGGCCGTCGTCCCGCCCATGCCCGGCCAGGAGGGCCCGTCGCAGTGGTGCCTCTATCTCGCGGTCCGGGATGCCGCCGCCACCGCCGTCCGCGTCCGGGACAACGGCGGCGAGGTGCTGATGGAGCCGATGCGGGTCGGCGACTTCGGAACGATGTGCCTGGCCCGCGAACCCGGCGGCACCGTCTTCGGCCTCTGGCAGGCCGGCACCCACGAGGGCTTCGGGGCGACCGGCGTCCCCGGCGCGTACTGCTGGGCGGAGATCTGCACCCGGAAGCCGGAGAAGACCGACGTGTTCTTCCCCGCCGTCTTCTCCTACAGGTCGAGGCAGCTCGAGGACGAGGCGATCGACTTCCGGCTCTACGAACTCGGCCGGGAGACCGTGCTCGGCCGGATGGGTATGACGGAGGACTTCCCGCCCGAGGTGCCGTCGTACATGAACGTCTATTTCGCCGTCGAGCACTGCGACGAGGCGGCGACCAGGGCCACCGAGCGGGGCGGCACCCTGCACTTCGGGCCGATCACCACTCCCTTCGGCCGGTTCGCCGCCCTGAGCGACCCACAGGGCGCGAACTTCTCGGTGATCGACGTCACGACCATGAAGGGCGAGATGCCCGGCGCCACCGACGTGCCGAACGAGTGA
- a CDS encoding SGNH/GDSL hydrolase family protein → MRKPWIAGVVLAFVLLGACGDPSSDPSAGPPAAAPEASATTHQRPVASPGTDPSGKASLEAPSPGATSSSGAGSGKSPTVLYLGDSLAMENQEVLGRELRKELRARYTGAPYSGTTLCDYLEGSAEQSLVPAADKAAALVRSLRPDYVVLQFWGNAWGYTPCMDGITYDAARERYLERYAADARRLTEQIAAAGAARPPRIVWVLQGPDPITPDRVRRVNTLYEERAAASGDLLADAGKAVSPAGARYTWAQYLPCDAYESTHPEYCTQRDRDRTALHRDDDYLHFCLAPTTSTPKPCPVRSPGILRMAREITRVVGEHARSR, encoded by the coding sequence ATGCGTAAGCCGTGGATCGCGGGAGTGGTGCTGGCCTTCGTGCTGCTCGGTGCGTGCGGCGACCCGTCGTCCGATCCGTCCGCCGGGCCGCCGGCCGCCGCCCCCGAGGCGTCGGCCACCACGCACCAGCGGCCCGTGGCCTCCCCCGGCACGGATCCCTCCGGGAAGGCCTCCCTCGAGGCCCCCTCCCCCGGTGCCACGTCGTCGTCCGGCGCCGGATCCGGGAAGTCGCCCACCGTGCTGTACCTCGGCGACTCGCTCGCGATGGAGAACCAGGAGGTCCTTGGGCGGGAACTGCGCAAAGAGCTGCGCGCGCGGTACACCGGCGCGCCCTACTCGGGCACCACCCTGTGCGACTACCTGGAGGGCTCGGCCGAACAGTCCCTGGTCCCGGCGGCGGACAAGGCGGCGGCGCTGGTGCGCTCGCTGCGGCCGGACTACGTGGTGCTGCAGTTCTGGGGAAATGCCTGGGGCTACACCCCCTGCATGGACGGGATCACCTACGACGCCGCCCGTGAGCGGTACCTCGAGCGGTACGCGGCCGACGCGCGGCGCCTCACCGAGCAGATCGCCGCGGCCGGCGCGGCCCGACCGCCGCGCATCGTCTGGGTACTGCAGGGCCCGGACCCGATCACCCCCGACCGGGTCCGCCGGGTGAACACGCTCTACGAGGAGCGGGCCGCCGCCTCGGGCGACCTCCTGGCCGACGCGGGCAAGGCGGTGAGTCCGGCGGGGGCACGCTACACCTGGGCGCAGTACCTGCCCTGCGACGCCTACGAGAGCACCCATCCCGAGTACTGCACCCAGCGGGACCGTGACCGGACAGCCCTGCACCGGGACGACGACTATCTGCATTTCTGTCTGGCGCCCACGACGTCGACGCCCAAGCCCTGCCCGGTCCGCTCGCCCGGCATTCTGCGCATGGCGCGGGAGATCACCCGGGTGGTCGGGGAACACGCCCGCTCGCGCTGA
- a CDS encoding VOC family protein: MTTDGFTTCLWFDGRAEEAANFYVSVFKNSSIGRILRYTESGYGTTGSVLTVEFTANGQKFVALNGGPEFKFSEAVSFQLDCADQAEVDHYWDKLIEGGGEHGPCGWLKDRFGVSWQVNPVRLTELISDPDQEKADRAMKAMLSMGRLDIAALEKAYAGE; this comes from the coding sequence ATGACCACCGACGGATTCACCACGTGTCTCTGGTTCGACGGCCGGGCCGAAGAGGCCGCGAACTTCTACGTGTCCGTGTTCAAGAACTCGAGCATCGGCCGGATCCTCCGGTACACCGAGTCCGGGTACGGCACGACGGGCTCCGTCCTCACGGTGGAGTTCACGGCCAACGGACAGAAGTTCGTCGCGCTGAACGGCGGACCCGAGTTCAAGTTCAGCGAGGCGGTCTCCTTCCAGCTCGACTGCGCCGACCAGGCGGAGGTCGACCACTACTGGGACAAGCTCATCGAGGGCGGCGGCGAGCACGGCCCCTGCGGCTGGCTCAAGGACCGGTTCGGCGTGTCCTGGCAGGTCAACCCGGTGCGGCTGACCGAGCTGATCAGCGACCCGGACCAGGAGAAGGCGGACCGGGCCATGAAGGCCATGCTGTCGATGGGCAGGCTCGACATCGCCGCCCTGGAGAAGGCCTACGCGGGCGAGTGA
- a CDS encoding ATP-dependent Clp protease proteolytic subunit: MSPLSTGLTTGAGTGPITGCVSGRASGLAAGFGAGRPPAPLPRAEEGDTPLTRFDDHLAAQLLAQRIVLLGTQVDEVSANRVCAQLLILSAEDPRTDISLYVNSPGGSVHAGLAIYDTMRLIPNDVSTLAMGFAASMGQFLLSVGAPGKRFALPNARIMMHQPSAGIGGTTADIEIQAENLEFTKRTIERITAEHTGRSAETVSRDGDRDRWFTAEEAREYGMVDRVVESLDDVRPAATRRRTGL, translated from the coding sequence ATGTCTCCACTCAGTACCGGACTCACCACCGGAGCCGGCACCGGACCCATCACCGGATGCGTATCCGGACGCGCATCCGGCCTCGCTGCCGGGTTCGGCGCCGGCCGGCCGCCGGCCCCGCTGCCCCGGGCCGAGGAGGGCGACACCCCTTTGACCCGGTTCGACGACCATCTGGCCGCCCAGCTCCTCGCCCAGCGGATCGTCCTGCTCGGGACGCAGGTCGACGAGGTTTCCGCCAATCGGGTGTGCGCACAGCTGCTGATCCTGTCCGCGGAGGACCCGCGCACCGACATCAGCCTGTACGTCAACAGTCCCGGCGGGTCCGTGCACGCCGGCCTGGCGATCTACGACACGATGCGGCTGATCCCCAACGACGTCTCGACGCTCGCCATGGGGTTCGCCGCCAGCATGGGCCAGTTCCTGCTGAGCGTGGGCGCACCGGGCAAGAGGTTCGCCCTGCCCAACGCGCGGATCATGATGCATCAGCCGTCCGCCGGGATCGGCGGCACCACCGCCGACATCGAGATCCAGGCGGAGAACCTGGAGTTCACCAAGCGGACGATCGAGCGGATCACCGCCGAGCACACCGGCCGGTCGGCGGAGACCGTCTCCCGGGACGGCGACCGCGACCGCTGGTTCACGGCCGAGGAGGCCAGGGAGTACGGAATGGTGGACCGGGTGGTGGAGTCGCTCGACGACGTCCGCCCGGCCGCGACGCGACGCAGGACGGGGCTGTGA
- a CDS encoding ClpP family protease, with product MGAYTIPNVVERTPRGERSYDVFSRLLSERIIFLGTEIDDGVANVVIAQLLHLESSAPENEIAVYINSPGGSYTSLMAIYDTMAFVQAPISTYCVGQAASTAAVLLAGGDAGRRFVLEHARVLLGQPATGGQRGTVSDLSLRAKEMLRIRAQVEEVLSRHTHHDVATLRADMDRDKVFTAQEAVAYGLADEVLSRRLVGV from the coding sequence ATGGGGGCGTACACGATTCCGAACGTCGTCGAGCGCACCCCGCGGGGCGAGCGGTCCTACGACGTGTTCAGCCGGCTGCTGTCCGAGCGGATCATCTTCCTCGGTACCGAGATCGACGACGGGGTCGCCAACGTCGTCATCGCACAGCTTCTCCATCTGGAGTCGTCGGCCCCGGAGAACGAGATCGCGGTCTACATCAACTCCCCGGGCGGCTCGTACACCTCGCTCATGGCGATCTACGACACGATGGCGTTCGTGCAGGCGCCGATCTCGACGTACTGCGTCGGGCAGGCCGCGTCCACGGCTGCCGTGCTCCTGGCCGGCGGGGACGCGGGGCGCCGGTTCGTGCTGGAGCACGCGCGTGTGCTCCTCGGGCAGCCGGCCACGGGCGGGCAGCGGGGCACTGTCTCCGATCTGTCGCTCCGGGCCAAGGAGATGCTGCGGATCCGTGCCCAGGTGGAGGAGGTCCTGTCCCGGCACACGCACCACGACGTGGCGACACTGCGGGCGGACATGGACCGCGACAAGGTGTTCACCGCTCAGGAGGCCGTGGCGTACGGGCTGGCCGACGAGGTGCTGAGCCGGCGCCTCGTGGGTGTGTAA
- a CDS encoding helix-turn-helix transcriptional regulator, with the protein MRNQAPLETGVIPLRPAPARHAAAPPAPAAPTPKEPLWRDLVGDVLRRERLAQERTLKDVADTARISMPYLSEVERGRKEASSEVLAAAARALGLDLGDLLSRAQGELVRIDGRRAPASRSTARASYDGLCLAA; encoded by the coding sequence GTGAGAAACCAAGCGCCCCTCGAGACCGGTGTCATCCCCCTGCGGCCCGCGCCCGCGCGCCATGCCGCCGCCCCACCGGCTCCCGCCGCTCCCACTCCCAAGGAGCCGCTCTGGCGCGACCTGGTCGGCGACGTGCTGCGCCGGGAGCGGCTCGCCCAGGAGCGGACGCTGAAGGACGTCGCCGACACGGCCCGGATCTCGATGCCGTATCTGTCGGAGGTGGAGCGGGGCCGCAAGGAGGCCTCCTCGGAGGTCCTCGCGGCCGCCGCCCGGGCCCTGGGCCTGGACCTGGGCGACCTGCTGTCGCGGGCCCAGGGAGAACTCGTCCGCATCGACGGCCGGCGGGCTCCCGCGAGCCGGAGCACGGCCCGCGCCTCGTACGACGGACTGTGCCTGGCCGCCTGA